The following proteins are encoded in a genomic region of Chitinivorax tropicus:
- a CDS encoding phage tail protein, with protein MSDKIFAVLGDIPFNLLALNSGLESQFAVDYAEHALIAGKPRLQFVGQKLDEWHIGLEFHASFCEPDAELAKLKAAMAERKALSLVLSNGDVKGYFVISELRVTSKHSYGNGASVSLEANVTLREFVGDKQTRPPTPAVQPALPPVTAQIAPVAALQAKEQAAKLAANVEARSPIRDTVRKVVGFAYQAHAAIKTAQGTVQMLKKLKGNPRTILAELPGVLTGLNQAAGPLEKMIPGLEGLSGGLEKATKMAQWAKKTDGILQNIRKDKANLPEHLAELSQTLAPLGDWSPQVGEAVTTGLGEAAVMARMVNETGAVLKKLRGNPAQVLDNLPAVMAELQRVSGPIQRWSPALQQGLAGGMKDIATMAADCKTMLDEARKVQETVRNAKSALQAFKITKEQLETMPPTDIEARVNEQLDYLLNQLDAGMSAMDRAAGAKARLAATIMTRSL; from the coding sequence ATGTCAGACAAGATTTTTGCCGTGTTGGGCGATATCCCATTCAATCTGTTGGCACTCAATAGCGGCCTGGAGTCACAGTTTGCAGTCGATTACGCCGAGCACGCGCTGATCGCAGGCAAACCACGTCTGCAATTCGTCGGCCAGAAACTGGATGAATGGCATATCGGCCTGGAGTTCCATGCCAGCTTTTGTGAGCCAGATGCTGAGCTTGCCAAGCTGAAGGCGGCCATGGCGGAGCGCAAGGCTTTGTCGCTGGTGCTGAGCAACGGAGATGTCAAAGGCTACTTTGTCATCAGCGAATTGCGGGTCACCAGTAAACACAGTTATGGCAATGGTGCATCTGTCTCGTTGGAGGCCAATGTCACCTTGCGTGAATTTGTAGGGGACAAACAGACCCGACCGCCTACCCCGGCGGTGCAGCCAGCCCTGCCGCCAGTTACGGCGCAGATTGCGCCAGTAGCCGCACTGCAGGCCAAGGAGCAGGCTGCCAAACTGGCGGCCAATGTCGAGGCTCGCTCACCCATTCGCGATACGGTACGTAAGGTGGTGGGTTTTGCCTACCAGGCTCACGCAGCCATCAAAACTGCACAGGGCACGGTGCAAATGCTGAAAAAGCTGAAGGGTAACCCCCGCACCATCCTTGCTGAGTTACCTGGTGTGCTGACAGGGCTGAATCAGGCGGCTGGGCCATTGGAAAAAATGATACCGGGTCTGGAGGGCCTGAGCGGTGGGCTGGAGAAAGCCACCAAGATGGCGCAGTGGGCAAAGAAGACAGATGGCATTTTGCAGAACATTCGCAAAGACAAGGCCAATCTGCCCGAGCACCTGGCGGAGCTGAGCCAGACCCTCGCGCCTTTGGGTGATTGGTCACCGCAAGTGGGTGAGGCGGTGACCACCGGGCTGGGTGAGGCGGCGGTGATGGCGCGGATGGTGAACGAGACTGGGGCAGTCCTCAAGAAGTTACGGGGCAATCCTGCTCAGGTATTGGATAACCTGCCCGCTGTGATGGCCGAGTTGCAGCGTGTATCCGGCCCCATCCAGCGGTGGTCACCTGCGTTGCAACAGGGCTTGGCTGGTGGGATGAAGGACATCGCTACCATGGCCGCTGACTGCAAGACCATGCTGGATGAGGCCCGTAAGGTGCAAGAAACGGTCCGCAATGCGAAAAGCGCCTTGCAGGCCTTCAAGATCACCAAGGAGCAGTTGGAAACGATGCCGCCGACGGATATCGAGGCGCGTGTGAATGAGCAGCTCGACTACCTGCTTAACCAGTTGGATGCTGGCATGTCGGCAATGGATCGTGCGGCGGGTGCCAAGGCACGTCTGGCGGCAACGATCATGACAAGGAGTCTTTGA
- a CDS encoding tail protein X — translation MYLTHITTAGERWDQLAARYYGDPMLYQDLIAANPQVPLVSVLPSGLPLSIPIIEQARLHEELPPWKR, via the coding sequence ATGTATCTAACACATATTACGACAGCAGGTGAGCGCTGGGATCAACTGGCTGCGCGCTATTACGGCGATCCCATGCTGTATCAGGACCTGATCGCGGCCAATCCGCAGGTGCCTTTGGTATCTGTGTTGCCCAGCGGCCTGCCCTTGTCGATCCCGATCATCGAGCAAGCCAGATTGCATGAGGAGCTGCCACCATGGAAGCGATGA
- a CDS encoding phage late control D family protein — translation MEAMSEPILVQHPVFKLAYGNKDITRELTPYVCALSFSDQLSGQSDELEVTLEDVDGRWIDAWYPGMGDQLSLSLGFEGGEMLSCGEFDIDEVEFSHPPATVHIRALAASVRLPARTRQSKAFESTTLAAIVTHYVGKHGLKLVGKVPPVPVDRVTQFQEEDLAFLTRLANEYGYHFKINGKQLYFQQLGQLVNQPVVATLDLQQLTQLRLRDKIKQVVSQARNRYHNPRSKNLDAVDVKNGKTFIAYGAGGPASGDTINLTKRAGSKEEAEVKTGAALDRANLERTSGSLSLPGNPRLAAGKLVELVSCGKLSGRYLIERAMHRIERSGYTTEIDIKRAALAQTKAATKAKRPGTTSKGEKK, via the coding sequence ATGGAAGCGATGAGCGAGCCGATTTTGGTGCAGCATCCGGTGTTCAAACTTGCCTATGGCAACAAAGATATCACCCGTGAACTGACGCCCTATGTATGCGCATTGAGCTTTTCCGATCAGTTGTCCGGGCAGTCGGATGAGCTGGAAGTGACGCTGGAAGACGTGGATGGCCGATGGATCGATGCATGGTACCCCGGCATGGGCGACCAGTTGTCTTTATCGCTGGGTTTCGAAGGCGGGGAGATGCTGAGCTGTGGCGAATTCGACATTGATGAGGTCGAATTCAGCCATCCGCCTGCCACAGTGCATATCCGCGCGCTGGCGGCCAGTGTCAGGCTGCCGGCGCGCACCCGACAGAGCAAGGCGTTTGAGTCCACCACCCTGGCGGCCATTGTGACGCACTATGTCGGTAAACATGGCTTGAAATTGGTTGGTAAGGTGCCCCCTGTGCCGGTTGATCGGGTCACGCAATTTCAGGAGGAGGATCTGGCTTTCTTGACCCGACTGGCCAATGAGTACGGCTATCACTTCAAGATCAATGGCAAGCAGCTGTATTTCCAGCAGCTTGGTCAGCTGGTGAATCAGCCAGTGGTCGCGACGCTGGACTTGCAGCAACTGACGCAATTGCGGCTACGCGACAAGATCAAGCAGGTGGTGAGTCAAGCACGCAACCGTTACCACAATCCAAGAAGCAAGAATCTGGATGCGGTGGATGTGAAGAATGGGAAGACCTTCATTGCCTATGGTGCGGGTGGGCCAGCAAGTGGGGACACCATCAATCTGACCAAGCGTGCCGGCAGCAAGGAGGAGGCTGAGGTGAAAACAGGGGCAGCGTTGGATCGGGCCAATCTGGAACGGACCAGTGGCAGCCTGTCGTTGCCTGGCAATCCCAGGCTGGCTGCGGGCAAGCTGGTGGAGCTGGTGTCATGCGGAAAATTGTCTGGTCGCTATCTGATCGAGCGCGCCATGCATCGCATCGAGCGCAGTGGCTATACAACCGAGATCGACATCAAGCGGGCCGCGCTTGCACAGACAAAAGCGGCAACTAAGGCAAAGCGCCCAGGCACAACATCGAAAGGGGAGAAAAAGTGA
- a CDS encoding phage baseplate assembly protein V — MAYGLSDLISTIRFGTVKQTKPGFAQIHLPDLDGLRTLWLPVILPKTLKDRACWTLDVGEHVAVLLDALGEDGVVLGAVYSNAEPPPTTQAGTFMVQFSDGAKLEYDRDSHTLTATGMQQALVEAKGDVSVKAGGNIQLKAAGKVMVDAPETIFTGNVIVQKQLAYQGGLAGSGGAGGASAVIKGNVRVEGGDLEVSGKKFLPHMHPDTHGGSTGPVS; from the coding sequence ATGGCCTATGGCTTGAGTGATTTGATCAGCACCATCCGTTTCGGTACGGTCAAGCAGACCAAACCTGGCTTTGCGCAAATCCATCTACCTGATCTGGATGGCCTGCGCACGCTTTGGTTGCCAGTAATCCTGCCGAAGACCCTGAAAGATCGAGCGTGTTGGACTTTGGATGTGGGAGAGCATGTCGCGGTATTGCTGGACGCCCTGGGCGAAGATGGAGTGGTGCTGGGCGCAGTGTATTCCAACGCCGAGCCGCCCCCCACCACGCAAGCGGGTACATTCATGGTGCAATTCAGTGATGGTGCCAAGTTGGAGTACGACCGTGACAGCCACACGCTCACGGCCACGGGCATGCAACAGGCGCTGGTCGAGGCGAAGGGTGACGTATCGGTCAAAGCTGGTGGCAATATCCAGCTGAAAGCGGCGGGAAAGGTCATGGTGGATGCGCCGGAGACAATCTTCACCGGCAATGTCATTGTACAGAAACAGCTGGCCTATCAAGGCGGGCTGGCGGGCTCCGGGGGCGCGGGCGGGGCATCTGCTGTCATCAAGGGCAATGTGCGGGTAGAAGGGGGGGACCTGGAAGTCAGTGGCAAAAAGTTCCTGCCACACATGCACCCCGATACACATGGCGGAAGCACCGGTCCGGTCAGTTGA
- a CDS encoding GPW/gp25 family protein — protein MTRLTDISSIHWQPALNQPDVVEAEADISQSIRVILTTPKGSVPHRPQFGSNLHRYLDQPIDRALPQLVRETTEAIRDWEPRCTLIKVLPVAEGATMRIKVWWKLADGIQHETEVRL, from the coding sequence ATGACACGACTAACAGACATCTCATCTATCCACTGGCAACCCGCCTTGAACCAACCCGATGTGGTTGAAGCAGAGGCGGATATCAGCCAGTCCATCCGTGTGATTCTCACGACGCCCAAGGGCAGCGTGCCACACCGTCCCCAATTTGGTTCCAATTTGCATCGCTACCTCGATCAGCCGATCGATCGGGCCTTGCCACAACTGGTACGCGAAACCACTGAGGCTATTCGCGACTGGGAGCCGCGCTGCACCTTGATCAAGGTGTTGCCGGTGGCAGAGGGCGCGACCATGCGTATCAAGGTGTGGTGGAAATTGGCCGATGGCATTCAACACGAAACTGAGGTACGCCTGTGA